One Gemmatimonadota bacterium DNA window includes the following coding sequences:
- a CDS encoding molybdopterin-dependent oxidoreductase, which produces MPPDEQTMATITIDEKQYTVEEGRNLIDAAADLGIDIPHFCYHPGLAPDGNCRMCLTEMEIRPGQFGIVTSCTIRIKDGMNFRFNSPAVLDNRKGIMEFLLINHPLDCPWCDQAGECKLQDHSFDHGRGHSRFVETKRVPPKKDLGPHITLYTTRCILCQRCTRFCDEITGTSELGVVQMGSKSEIATFEDVPLDNKMSANVADICPVGALVTKDFLYKPRIWHYDKVDTLCPGCATGCNTTLEVMHQKIYRTKPRHNEEVNGYWMCDEGRFCYHGWQDADRLTAPLMRVDGELAQATWPDAMDAAVSGIRAVLDGEGDSAMGVVGSSMATNEENYLLRKLGAEAFGSPRTGLARKPDGEAWTSKSGFHIDADKSPNTRGARDMLGAGSLDDILRGIGDGSIRGLYILGGDIGRTLTPEETDAFRKLEFLVVHDVHRSDLAELADVVFPGAIPFEKNGTMTNAQGRVQRLGPAFPPPGGAREDGAILRYVGQRMGVDLGGTDPAGVLEEIAGNVDGYAGLTYDLIGDQGAMTGGEGPSEAAGG; this is translated from the coding sequence ATGCCGCCGGATGAGCAGACCATGGCAACCATTACCATAGATGAAAAGCAATACACCGTGGAGGAAGGCCGCAATCTGATCGACGCGGCGGCGGATCTGGGCATCGACATCCCCCATTTCTGCTATCATCCCGGCCTGGCGCCGGACGGCAACTGCCGGATGTGCCTGACCGAAATGGAGATCCGGCCCGGGCAGTTCGGCATTGTCACCTCGTGCACGATACGGATCAAGGATGGGATGAACTTCCGGTTCAATTCCCCGGCGGTGCTGGACAACCGGAAGGGGATCATGGAGTTCCTGCTCATCAACCACCCCCTTGACTGTCCCTGGTGCGACCAGGCCGGGGAGTGCAAGCTGCAGGACCATTCCTTCGACCACGGCCGGGGCCACAGCCGGTTCGTCGAGACCAAGCGCGTCCCGCCGAAGAAGGACCTCGGGCCGCACATCACGCTGTACACGACGCGCTGCATCCTGTGCCAGCGCTGCACGCGCTTCTGCGACGAGATCACCGGAACTTCGGAACTCGGCGTCGTCCAGATGGGCAGCAAGTCCGAGATCGCGACCTTCGAAGACGTTCCCCTGGACAACAAGATGTCGGCGAACGTGGCGGACATCTGTCCCGTGGGCGCCCTGGTCACCAAGGACTTCCTCTACAAACCCCGCATCTGGCATTACGACAAGGTGGATACCCTCTGCCCGGGATGCGCCACGGGATGCAACACCACGCTGGAAGTCATGCACCAGAAGATCTACCGGACCAAACCTCGTCACAACGAGGAGGTAAACGGGTACTGGATGTGCGACGAAGGGCGGTTCTGCTACCACGGCTGGCAGGACGCGGACCGGCTGACGGCGCCGCTGATGCGGGTGGACGGTGAACTCGCGCAGGCCACGTGGCCCGATGCCATGGACGCGGCCGTCAGCGGTATCCGGGCCGTCCTGGACGGTGAAGGGGATTCCGCCATGGGGGTGGTCGGATCGTCCATGGCGACCAACGAGGAGAACTACCTGCTGCGCAAACTGGGCGCGGAGGCCTTCGGATCGCCTCGGACCGGCCTCGCCCGCAAGCCCGACGGAGAAGCGTGGACGTCGAAAAGCGGATTCCACATCGACGCGGACAAGTCCCCCAATACCCGGGGCGCCCGCGACATGCTCGGCGCCGGTTCGCTGGATGATATCCTGCGGGGAATCGGTGACGGCTCGATCCGGGGGCTCTACATACTGGGCGGCGACATCGGCCGTACCCTTACTCCTGAAGAGACCGACGCCTTCCGCAAGCTCGAATTCCTGGTGGTGCACGACGTGCATCGTTCCGACCTCGCCGAACTGGCCGACGTGGTCTTCCCCGGGGCGATTCCCTTCGAGAAGAACGGGACCATGACCAATGCGCAGGGCCGCGTGCAGCGGCTGGGTCCCGCCTTTCCTCCACCCGGCGGTGCCCGGGAGGACGGCGCGATTCTCCGGTACGTGGGACAGCGCATGGGCGTCGACCTGGGCGGGACGGACCCCGCCGGCGTCCTGGAGGAAATCGCCGGAAACGTGGATGGATACGCGGGACTCACCTATGACCTGATCGGCGATCAGGGCGCCATGACGGGCGGCGAAGGGCCGTCCGAGGCCGCGGGAGGTTAG
- the nuoF gene encoding NADH-quinone oxidoreductase subunit NuoF — translation MAAPIEILTAPLPAETDPGDIDAYLAGGGYGAVRKALKSMSQAELIEEINASGIKGRGGAGFSTGMKWNLCADRFPRYLCANADESEPGSFKDRLLLESKPHQIIEGMIITSYALGINLGYIYIRGEFFQIIDQMEAALADARKHGFLGSDILDTGYDLELYVHPGAGAYICGEETGLIESLEGNRPYPRLKPPYFPAAIGLWGQPTIVNNVETMAQITTIVDIGAEAYKQIGSEEDTTGPRLFGLCGHVNKPGIYEYDSDVTLRELIYDAAGGIRDGNRLKGVIPGGISAPILTPEEIDTPMGFGALGKLGSMGGTGGIIVMDETTSMVDALLNASSFAAHESCGQCTPCREGVPWMNDILRRIRNGQGREEDLDLLLDICKQIHGHTVCVFGQAPGVWPVRTILVKYWPEFRACIERKELVVLPLEESYLRPDQYEHIPPVPGNFRLKTEEADAAG, via the coding sequence ATGGCCGCACCGATCGAAATCCTGACGGCACCCCTCCCGGCGGAAACCGATCCCGGCGACATCGACGCTTACCTGGCCGGCGGCGGTTACGGCGCGGTACGGAAGGCGCTGAAGTCCATGAGCCAGGCCGAACTGATCGAGGAGATCAACGCCTCGGGGATAAAGGGCCGTGGCGGGGCCGGGTTCTCGACGGGCATGAAGTGGAACCTGTGCGCCGACCGGTTTCCCCGGTATCTGTGCGCCAACGCGGACGAAAGCGAACCCGGCAGCTTCAAGGACCGGCTCCTGCTGGAGTCGAAGCCCCACCAGATTATCGAAGGCATGATCATCACCAGCTACGCCCTGGGGATCAACCTGGGCTACATCTATATCCGGGGCGAGTTCTTCCAGATCATCGACCAGATGGAAGCCGCGCTGGCGGACGCCCGGAAACACGGCTTCCTCGGTTCCGATATCCTGGACACGGGCTACGACCTCGAGTTGTACGTCCATCCGGGCGCGGGGGCCTACATCTGCGGAGAAGAGACGGGCCTGATCGAGTCCCTCGAGGGCAACCGGCCCTACCCCCGGCTGAAGCCGCCCTATTTCCCCGCCGCCATCGGGCTCTGGGGCCAGCCCACGATCGTCAACAACGTGGAGACCATGGCCCAGATCACGACCATCGTAGACATCGGCGCGGAGGCCTACAAGCAAATCGGTTCGGAGGAGGATACGACCGGCCCCCGGCTGTTCGGCCTGTGCGGCCACGTGAACAAACCCGGTATCTACGAGTACGATTCCGATGTCACGCTGCGGGAGCTGATCTACGACGCAGCGGGCGGCATCCGGGACGGCAACCGGCTGAAGGGTGTCATTCCGGGCGGCATCTCGGCGCCGATCCTGACGCCGGAAGAGATCGACACGCCCATGGGCTTCGGTGCCCTGGGCAAGCTGGGGTCCATGGGCGGTACCGGCGGGATCATTGTGATGGACGAGACCACCAGCATGGTGGATGCCCTGCTCAACGCGTCCTCCTTCGCCGCCCACGAGTCCTGCGGCCAGTGCACGCCCTGCCGCGAGGGGGTGCCCTGGATGAACGACATCCTGCGGCGTATCCGCAACGGCCAGGGCAGGGAAGAGGACCTGGACCTGCTGCTCGACATCTGCAAGCAGATCCACGGCCACACCGTCTGCGTCTTCGGCCAGGCGCCGGGCGTCTGGCCCGTGCGCACCATTCTCGTCAAGTACTGGCCCGAGTTCAGGGCCTGCATCGAACGGAAGGAACTGGTCGTCCTGCCCCTGGAGGAATCCTATCTGCGGCCCGATCAGTATGAGCACATTCCCCCCGTACCCGGCAATTTCCGGCTGAAGACCGAAGAAGCCGATGCCGCCGGATGA
- a CDS encoding NAD(P)H-dependent oxidoreductase subunit E, with translation MATPLEFTDAARERAAKILDRYPAEYRKSAVVPLLHLAQEEWGYVSPEAMACVAGLIGCSPVKVAEIATFYPMFNKEPVGEHVLAVCHTLPCALTGCGSVFDHLSEKLGIGLGETTEDGRFTLRKSECLAACDRGPVLLVNRRLHTHVSPEKVDEILAELDKG, from the coding sequence CGCGCGGCAAAGATCCTTGACCGCTATCCCGCGGAATACAGGAAATCGGCCGTCGTGCCGCTCCTCCATCTCGCGCAGGAAGAATGGGGGTACGTCTCGCCCGAGGCCATGGCCTGCGTGGCCGGTCTGATCGGCTGCTCGCCCGTCAAGGTCGCGGAGATCGCGACGTTCTACCCCATGTTCAACAAGGAACCCGTGGGCGAGCACGTGCTGGCGGTATGCCATACGCTGCCCTGTGCGCTGACCGGCTGCGGGAGCGTTTTCGATCACCTCTCGGAAAAACTCGGCATCGGGCTGGGCGAGACCACGGAGGACGGCCGGTTCACGCTGAGGAAATCGGAATGCCTCGCGGCTTGCGACCGGGGCCCCGTGCTCCTGGTCAACCGGCGCCTGCACACCCACGTTTCCCCCGAGAAGGTCGACGAAATCCTCGCGGAACTCGATAAAGGTTAA